In the Desulfobacterales bacterium genome, TGGCCATCTTTCTGGTGCTGCTTTCCGCATCGATTCATGTCGGCTGGAATTTTTTAACCAAAACCAGTCCCAGTCCGAAAACCTTCACGCTTTTAACGGGCATCTTTGCCATTGGCTTTTTTTTAGTCGCTGTTCCCTTCATTTCCTTCAATGAGATTCCGCCCGTTGTCTGGCTGTATATCGTCCTTTCCGGCGGGATTCATACCGTATATTTCATTGCCCTGAGCAGCGCCTATGAAACCGGTGATATTTCCTTTGTTTACCCCATTGCGCGATCATCACCGGCATTTGTTGCAATTGCTGCATTTTTCATGCTGGGGGAAACCGTTTCAAAACAGGGCGCGATCGGTATCGGAATCGTTATCGGGTGTGTATTCCTGATTCAACTCAGGGGAGAAGGCCGGACGGGGCTGAAGAAGTTTCTCTCTTCGGTTAAACAAAAGGACTGCATGTGGGCATTTATTACCCTGGCTGCGGTGGTGGCTTACACGCTGGTTGACAAAGCCGGAATGGTTGCATTCAGCCAGGCGAAGGCGGTAGCTTCCGGTACCCGGGGACTCATTTACTATCTGTTGCAAATGACGCTTTGCTACCTATTTTATTTGATCTTCAACCGGCAGCGCATCCGGCCGGCGTTCGATTGCATCCTGAGGCGTGAATGGCCCAAAGCTGCGGCTGCAGCACTGGGCACCATGGCTTCATACACCCTGATCCTGCATGTCATGCAAACCGAAACAGTGAGCTATATCGTTGCCCTGCGGCAATCAAGCGTGCTGATGGCCGTTTTGGCAGGAGGGATCGGGCTTAGAGAGCCGTCCGGCCGCTGGCGGTTTTTTTGGGCAAGCGTCATGTTGGCGGGGTTTTATCTGGTGGCAACGGCACAGTAGTATTTTCCGACCGTATGAACGTTTGAATGATATCCAGCAGCGGCGGTTTCAGCGGCCGCCACTTTGGATGAAGCGCCTTGTCCTGGTGCCATGAAAATTCAACCATTTCATAACGCTCCGGGATAAGGTGCTGGTTCTGATCTCCATAGGTTTTGGACGGATAATGCTCAATAAATATCATGCGGTGGGGATCGATCCGAAACGTCTGTGTTACACGGGTGGCCACATGTCCGGCACAACTGCGGACGGACATTTTACTGTCCGCCACAT is a window encoding:
- a CDS encoding EamA family transporter codes for the protein MSQMAIFLVLLSASIHVGWNFLTKTSPSPKTFTLLTGIFAIGFFLVAVPFISFNEIPPVVWLYIVLSGGIHTVYFIALSSAYETGDISFVYPIARSSPAFVAIAAFFMLGETVSKQGAIGIGIVIGCVFLIQLRGEGRTGLKKFLSSVKQKDCMWAFITLAAVVAYTLVDKAGMVAFSQAKAVASGTRGLIYYLLQMTLCYLFYLIFNRQRIRPAFDCILRREWPKAAAAALGTMASYTLILHVMQTETVSYIVALRQSSVLMAVLAGGIGLREPSGRWRFFWASVMLAGFYLVATAQ